The Persephonella sp. KM09-Lau-8 nucleotide sequence CATTATGACTTAAAAGGTATTTTTCCAGAGTTTTTCCTGTTTTCTCACAATCAACATTATCCACATCACATCCGTCAAGAATTGATACATAAGTATCACATACCTGATTTATTTCCTGTTGGGATTGAGCAAAGGCAAACATACTTACCGATAAAAATGCAAATAAAACTTTTTTCATTAAAACCTCCGATTAAGCTATTTTTTGTAGTTTTTGCTGGTTTTTCTCTATATATATTTCTCCAAACTCTTCTTCCTGATAAATATTTATTACACCTTCGTAGTTCAGGAATAAAAGGGCAACAAATGCCTGTGCCTTATTTGGATGATTCAGCTCAGAAAGGGTTATAAATCCTTCAAGCTGCTCGAACTCTTTTTCAAGGGCTTCTATAGTTTCCTCCAGTGTTGCATGGAATAGAGGAATTTCAAGTGTTTTAGGTTTTCTTTTGTAGCCTTTTCTTCTGGTGTATTTCCTTTTTGGCTTAAACTCAATTACAGGGGCTATATATTTCTTAAGCACGTGTGCAATCTCATCAATTGTGTAAAATCTTTTTATACCAAAAACTCTTTTTCTGGAAATTTTTTCTTCTGTCTCTTCCTCTTTCCCAAGGTCTAAAGCGTCAGCCTTCATTTTAAGTAGCAATGCAGCAGCTGCAAGGGCTTTTGAAGCAAGTCTAAGGTCTGGAATGTGCATCTTTTTTATTTCCTGAAGATACTTATCTGCCAGTTCAACTATATCAACATTCCACGGGTCAATCTCACCATTTATCATTAGTTTCAAAACAATATCAAAAGGATGTTTCTCTACTTTTTCTGTGTTCATAACTATCTCCAGCGGTGGAATTTTACTTT carries:
- a CDS encoding segregation/condensation protein A, with translation MNTEKVEKHPFDIVLKLMINGEIDPWNVDIVELADKYLQEIKKMHIPDLRLASKALAAAALLLKMKADALDLGKEEETEEKISRKRVFGIKRFYTIDEIAHVLKKYIAPVIEFKPKRKYTRRKGYKRKPKTLEIPLFHATLEETIEALEKEFEQLEGFITLSELNHPNKAQAFVALLFLNYEGVINIYQEEEFGEIYIEKNQQKLQKIA